GGGTCAAACCGTCAAAATCCTTCCCGTTGCACAACCAATAAATGATGAGATGAACTTGGATTATTTCATCTCCGGAACTAGCGCACAACAAGTTCCAAACGTTGAAGAGTTCAGATTCGGACGTGAGATGGTCGGATACAAAAATGAAGTAGTGCTCGAAAACCAATGGTTGCAGAGCATAGGCTTTGGAAAAGACAGGAGCACCAACCCTCCAAGTGCAAATACTCAGGCTGAGTTCATGCGGCACGCCCAGTTGTCACAACAAGGAAAAAAGCCAATGTGCGGAATTCACTCATATCTGAAGGTGTGGCCCGCGAAAGCTCCTATATTCGATAATCACTATTTTTTCGGGCGATGTGATGGCTGCAACCGACCTTTCAAGATGATGGAGGACAGCACCAACGGCGGCAATCCGGAACCTTTTTTCGGGGAAGGCGGTTTCGAGGCAACTTGTCCATACTGTTCTGCTACCGTTTTGGTTCCAGCGAAGGGCCTGAGATCGAAAAAGGACAAGCGGCCCTCATCATGACTTGCGCCCTATACCACTAGCGGCTGCAAAGCCAACGCCTTGAACTGGTGCACCAATCAGTTGCGCAAGGCGAAGGACCGCTATCAAGAAACTGCGCGGGTTCGAAGCGCGGATTTGATGAGATCCAAATACCAAACGTTGCGAAGTACGCTATCTGTGCTCGGTCGCCTCCGGTGCAACCAGCAGCATCCTTTGAGGCACCTTGGCCTGCCGAGGGTCCGCTTCCGGGAAAGTGACCATGAAATTTCGCACCAGCAGCATCGTCCGTGCGGCACCGCTTATCCACGCGACCGCTTCGGGCTGACACCGATCATTGGGTGGGAACATGGGGGGCGGGTTCAACGCCCCTTCAACGCCCCCCTAAACACCCCCCTCACTCGACATACCGAAATCCCTGCACCGCGCGGAAATAGCCGCCGTACCCGGTCCCGGTGGCTGTCACGTTCGGCGCGGCGAGATGATCTGTTTGTGGTTGCTGAGGTTGTTCTTGTGGCGCTCACGAGGGCCAAGGCCGGCGTCGCGATTGGATGTGGGCGCGCCGTGCTGCGGCCCGGCCTTCCTTTCGGGGTGATCGCCAACACCACGGCCTTCCTCAAAGTTGAACGAGCCAAGACGGTCTTCGCCGCAATTCGTGCCGCAATCTCGGACCTGTCGAAATGAGCCGGTCCCGCCGCACATGACGATGAGCGGGTACGCACAGGCTCACATGTCAACAGGCCGTGGACCAACGGCCATCCTGAGAAGAAAGGCACTTTCGATGCAATTCATGTTACAGTTCCGCGAGACCGCCGAGGAATGGGGCAAACACAAAGACCCGACTCAGCACGCGGCCTATTTTGGTGTCTGGAACAGCTTTATCGGCGCGCTCGCCCAATCCGGGGCGATGGTGGGCGGCAACGGGCTGCTTCCGCCGGACACTGCGACAACGCTGCGGGTCGAGAACGGCACGCGGCACGTCTTTGATGGCCCGTTTGCCGACACCAAAGAGACGCTGGGCGGCTATGTTATCCTTGACGTGCCTGATCTAGACGCCGCCCTTGAATGGGCTGCAAAAGCGCCATGCGTGACAGCGGGGTCGGTCGAGATCCGCCCGGTGCTGCCGCCGCCCTCCAACGGCTAATGGACTCGCAGCGCAGGCCGGGCTGCCTGCGCTGCAAGAAGCCCCTGCACCCAGAGGGAGCCGTTGCGCATTGCTTGTAGAACGATGTGGACTGGAGCTTTGCTCCCTTTCCGGGCTTTGCCTTGCTGCGCTTCGGTGATGAAGACACGAACCCATAGACAGGGCATGACCCCGCGGGCATGCTGAGAAAAAAGGAAATTCCAATGCACTATATGATGCAGTTCTACGAGAGCCCCGAAGAACGGCGCAAACCTACCGATCCCGCGCAGGCCGGGGCCTATTGGGGGAGCTGGCAGGCCTATATTGGCGCGCTCGCACAATCCGGGGCAATGGTCAGCGGCAATGTGTTGCGCCCGCCCGAGGCTGCAACGACGCTGCGGGTCGAGAACGGCACGCGGCACGTTGTCGATGGCCCGTTTGCCGACACCAAGGAGATGCTGGGGGGCTATGTTATCCTTGACGTGCCTGATCTCGACGCCGCCCTTGAATGGGCCGCAAAAGCGCCATGCGTGACGGGCGGGTCGGTCGAGATCCGCCCGGTGCTGCCGCCGCCCGGTGCCTGATGGAGGACGCGTGCCGCGATGCCGCTGCGCGGGCGACGCTTGCGGCGCGCGACTCCTACGGCAAGCTGCTTGCGATCCTTGCCGCGCGTACCCGCGATGTCGCCGCCGCCGAGGATGCGCTGGCCGACGCCTTCGCCGCCGCGATTGCGCAGTGGCCGAAGGACGGCGTGCCATCTAATCCGGTTGGCTGGCTATTGACCGTTGCGCGGCGCAGCGCGGGCCATGCCGCAGCACGGCGTCAGACCGCCGACCGTGGCGCGGCGATGGTGCAAATGCTTGAGGATGAACGCAATGATCCTGCTTCGGACGGTTTTGGCGATGACCGGCTGAAGCTGATGTTCGCCTGCACCCATCCGGCGATTGCGGTGGATGCGCAAGCGCCGCTGATGCTGCAGACGGTCTTGGGCCTTGATGCCGCGCGGATCGCCGCAAGCTTTCTGGTGGCACCGACCTCGATGGGTCAGCGGCTGGTGCGGGCCAAGCGCCGCATCCGCGATGCCGGTATCGCCTTTGCAATCCCCGAGGCGGAAGATATCCCTGCGCGGCTGTCGGCGGTGCTGTCCGCGATTTATGCGGCCTATGGCACGGCCTGGGACGATGTGGCCGGTGCCGATCCGCGGTTGGCGGGCCTTGCCGATGAGGCGATCTGGCTTGCGCGGCTGACGGTGCAGCTTGTGCCCGACCAGCCAGAGGCGCTTGGCCTGCTTGCCATGATGCTTCACTGCGAGGCGCGGCGGGCGGCGCGGCGTGGGCCTGATGGTGCCTTCATCGCGCTGCGCGATCAGGATGTGGCCCTGTGGTCGCGCGACATGATGGTCGAGGCCGAAGCCGCCCTGCGCACCGCCGCCCGTTTGGGTCAGCCGGGGCGGTTCCAGACCGAGGCGGCGATCCAGTCGCTTCATGCGCAAAGCCGCATGACCGGCGAGCGCCTGCACGGCCCGCTCACGCAGCTTTACGACGTGCTG
The nucleotide sequence above comes from Roseovarius mucosus. Encoded proteins:
- a CDS encoding YciI family protein, whose product is MHYMMQFYESPEERRKPTDPAQAGAYWGSWQAYIGALAQSGAMVSGNVLRPPEAATTLRVENGTRHVVDGPFADTKEMLGGYVILDVPDLDAALEWAAKAPCVTGGSVEIRPVLPPPGA
- a CDS encoding RNA polymerase sigma factor; the encoded protein is MGRKSAMRDGRVGRDPPGAAAARCLMEDACRDAAARATLAARDSYGKLLAILAARTRDVAAAEDALADAFAAAIAQWPKDGVPSNPVGWLLTVARRSAGHAAARRQTADRGAAMVQMLEDERNDPASDGFGDDRLKLMFACTHPAIAVDAQAPLMLQTVLGLDAARIAASFLVAPTSMGQRLVRAKRRIRDAGIAFAIPEAEDIPARLSAVLSAIYAAYGTAWDDVAGADPRLAGLADEAIWLARLTVQLVPDQPEALGLLAMMLHCEARRAARRGPDGAFIALRDQDVALWSRDMMVEAEAALRTAARLGQPGRFQTEAAIQSLHAQSRMTGERLHGPLTQLYDVLARFAPTTGVLVARAVALAENGVPDAALSQLDAITGAETYQPWWAARARILWLYGQEEAARDAASRAAGLSSDPGIRRFLLAGGYRDGPR
- a CDS encoding YciI family protein; amino-acid sequence: MQFMLQFRETAEEWGKHKDPTQHAAYFGVWNSFIGALAQSGAMVGGNGLLPPDTATTLRVENGTRHVFDGPFADTKETLGGYVILDVPDLDAALEWAAKAPCVTAGSVEIRPVLPPPSNG